A single genomic interval of Nonomuraea rubra harbors:
- a CDS encoding ATP-binding cassette domain-containing protein, producing MTVLSLRGISKTFGAVAALTDIELDVAAGQVVAIVGDNGAGKSTLVKILSGVHPPDGGTITFEGREVDIPTPAAAHKLGIATVFQDLALCENLNVIQNLFLGQEIRPLRLNDVAMETRSWELLRQLSAKIPSVRVPVAALSGGQRQTVAIARSLLGDPKVIILDEPTAALGVAQTAEVLNLVERLRENGLGVIMISHNMADVKAVADTVAVLRLGRNNGLFDVGSVSTEDLVAAITGATDNVVSRRAQKGPRS from the coding sequence ATGACCGTCCTGTCCCTGCGCGGGATCAGCAAGACCTTCGGCGCCGTGGCCGCGCTCACCGACATCGAGCTCGATGTCGCGGCCGGCCAGGTCGTCGCCATCGTGGGCGACAACGGCGCGGGCAAGTCGACGCTGGTCAAGATCCTCTCCGGGGTGCACCCGCCGGACGGCGGCACGATCACGTTCGAGGGCCGCGAGGTGGACATCCCCACCCCGGCCGCCGCCCACAAGCTGGGCATCGCCACCGTCTTCCAGGACCTGGCGCTCTGCGAGAACCTCAACGTCATCCAGAACCTGTTCCTCGGCCAGGAGATCCGCCCCCTGCGGCTGAACGACGTGGCGATGGAGACCCGCTCGTGGGAGCTGCTCCGCCAGCTCTCCGCCAAGATCCCCAGCGTACGGGTGCCGGTGGCGGCGCTGTCGGGCGGCCAGAGGCAGACGGTGGCCATCGCCAGGTCGCTGCTCGGCGACCCGAAGGTCATCATCCTGGACGAGCCCACCGCCGCGCTCGGCGTGGCGCAGACGGCCGAGGTGCTCAACCTCGTCGAGCGGCTGCGCGAGAACGGCCTGGGCGTCATCATGATCAGCCACAACATGGCGGACGTGAAGGCCGTCGCCGACACCGTCGCGGTGCTGCGGCTCGGCCGCAACAACGGGCTCTTCGACGTGGGCAGCGTCTCCACCGAGGACCTCGTCGCCGCCATCACCGGCGCCACCGACAACGTGGTGTCCCGGCGTGCCCAGAAAGGACCGAGGTCGTGA